A genome region from Variovorax paradoxus includes the following:
- a CDS encoding FAD-dependent oxidoreductase: MTEQLEAQVLIVGAGPVGLTLAIDLAQRGIDVLVTEIRHRGEPPNVKCNHVAARSMEVFRRLGVAQALRDAGLPADYPNDVAYRTAVTGMELSRIPIPARRDRYTATGGPDTWWPTAEPPHRINQIFLEPVLFAHAESTPGLRVRNRTRIDDLEQDEDGVWATGVDLDDGRTVRIRCRYLVGCDGSRSTVRKKIGASLHGTDVVGRVQSTYFRAPALLGLLKHPPAWATFALNPRRCGNVYAIDGRETWLLHNYLLPEETDFDSIDRDWAIRQILGVDKDFAYEVISNEDWVGRRLVADRFRDRRVFICGDAAHLWIPMAGYGMNAGIADAMNLSWLLAGRLHGWLAEAALAAHEAERQPITEQVSRFAMNHALALQRQREGVPDGIEAAGPEGDALRAARGQALYDLNVQQYCCGGLNFGYFYDGSPLIAYDGEAAPAYTMYEFTPSTVPGCRTPHLWLDDGRSLYDAMAVPGEGYTLLRFDPSIDVAPIESAAAARGLPLRTLDVRASKDADAVYDRPLVISRPDQHVAWRGYAVPADPLALVDLLRGATVAVPTSQKERETTA, encoded by the coding sequence ATGACAGAGCAACTGGAAGCCCAGGTGCTGATCGTCGGTGCCGGCCCGGTCGGGCTGACCCTGGCGATCGACCTGGCGCAGCGCGGCATCGACGTGCTGGTGACCGAGATACGCCACCGCGGCGAGCCGCCCAACGTCAAGTGCAACCACGTCGCGGCGCGCTCGATGGAGGTGTTCCGCCGCCTCGGCGTTGCGCAGGCGCTGCGCGATGCGGGCCTGCCGGCCGACTATCCCAACGACGTGGCGTACCGCACGGCAGTGACGGGCATGGAGCTGTCGCGCATCCCGATTCCCGCGCGGCGCGACCGCTACACCGCCACCGGCGGTCCCGACACCTGGTGGCCCACGGCGGAGCCGCCGCACCGCATCAACCAGATCTTCCTCGAGCCGGTGCTGTTCGCCCATGCCGAATCCACGCCCGGCCTGCGCGTGCGCAACCGCACGCGCATCGACGACCTCGAGCAGGACGAGGACGGCGTCTGGGCCACGGGGGTGGACCTCGACGACGGCCGCACGGTGCGCATCCGCTGCCGCTACCTGGTGGGCTGCGACGGCAGCCGCTCGACGGTGCGCAAGAAGATCGGCGCCAGCCTGCACGGCACCGACGTGGTGGGGCGCGTGCAGTCGACCTACTTCCGCGCGCCCGCGCTGCTGGGCCTGCTGAAGCACCCGCCGGCCTGGGCCACCTTCGCGCTGAACCCGCGGCGCTGCGGCAACGTCTATGCGATCGACGGACGCGAGACCTGGCTGCTGCACAACTACCTGCTGCCCGAGGAGACCGATTTCGACTCGATCGACCGCGACTGGGCCATCCGCCAGATCCTGGGCGTGGACAAGGACTTCGCGTACGAGGTGATCTCCAACGAGGACTGGGTCGGAAGGCGGCTGGTGGCCGACCGCTTCCGCGACCGCCGCGTGTTCATCTGCGGCGACGCGGCCCACCTGTGGATTCCGATGGCGGGCTACGGCATGAACGCCGGCATCGCCGACGCGATGAACCTGTCGTGGCTGCTCGCGGGCCGGCTGCACGGCTGGCTGGCCGAGGCGGCACTGGCGGCGCACGAGGCCGAGCGCCAGCCGATCACCGAGCAGGTGTCGAGGTTCGCGATGAACCACGCACTGGCCCTCCAGCGGCAGCGCGAGGGCGTGCCCGACGGCATCGAGGCGGCCGGCCCCGAGGGCGACGCCCTGCGCGCGGCGCGCGGCCAGGCGCTGTACGACCTGAACGTGCAGCAGTACTGCTGCGGCGGACTCAACTTCGGCTACTTCTACGACGGCTCGCCGCTCATCGCCTACGACGGCGAGGCCGCACCGGCGTACACGATGTACGAGTTCACGCCGTCGACCGTGCCGGGCTGTCGCACGCCGCACCTGTGGCTCGACGATGGCCGCTCGCTCTACGACGCGATGGCGGTGCCCGGCGAGGGCTACACGCTGCTGCGCTTCGACCCGTCGATCGACGTCGCGCCGATCGAGTCCGCGGCGGCCGCGCGCGGCCTGCCGCTGCGCACGCTCGACGTCCGCGCCTCGAAGGACGCCGACGCGGTGTACGACCGCCCGCTCGTCATCTCGCGCCCCGACCAGCACGTGGCCTGGCGCGGATACGCCGTGCCGGCCGACCCGCTTGCGCTGGTCGACCTGCTGCGCGGCGCCACCGTGGCCGTGCCCACATCCCAAAAAGAAAGAGAGACAACCGCATGA
- a CDS encoding LysR family transcriptional regulator has translation MAIHKKPLSMRGVPSVRQLRAFAAVYHSGQLSSAAASLSLTQPAVSVLLRELEERLGVRLFERTTRSLQRTEAADEAIGYAERVLAELDALGTGMAELAAGRRGRVRIAATSTIAQTLMPKALRRYMDLHPGVRVAIEDCAPGQFVEKVAGEQVDFGVGTLQGRTPGLDERVFVHDHLAVIADRDLRLPGTDRMTWRQLAGCPLITVKPGYGVRSSIDIAAASAGVRLEIAYEVTLLTTALSMAASGLGPALLPASILAHADHSRLVARRLIRPTVARNIAVVTRQGRVLSPAAAAFADLLVREFSVA, from the coding sequence ATGGCCATTCATAAAAAGCCTTTATCAATGCGCGGCGTGCCCTCGGTACGGCAGCTGCGTGCGTTCGCGGCCGTGTATCACAGCGGCCAGCTTTCCAGCGCCGCGGCCTCGCTGTCGCTGACGCAGCCGGCGGTCAGCGTGCTGCTGCGCGAACTGGAGGAGCGGCTGGGCGTGCGGCTGTTCGAGCGCACCACGCGCTCGCTGCAGCGCACCGAGGCCGCGGACGAGGCCATCGGCTACGCCGAGCGCGTGCTCGCCGAGCTCGATGCGCTGGGCACCGGCATGGCGGAGCTGGCTGCGGGCCGGCGCGGACGCGTGCGCATCGCGGCCACGTCCACCATCGCGCAGACGCTCATGCCGAAGGCGCTGCGCCGCTACATGGACCTGCATCCCGGGGTGCGGGTCGCGATCGAGGATTGCGCACCCGGGCAGTTCGTCGAGAAGGTCGCCGGCGAGCAGGTCGACTTCGGCGTCGGCACGCTGCAGGGCCGCACGCCGGGGCTCGACGAGCGCGTGTTCGTTCACGACCACCTGGCCGTCATCGCCGACCGCGACCTGCGGCTGCCGGGCACCGACCGCATGACGTGGCGCCAGCTCGCGGGCTGTCCGCTCATCACGGTCAAGCCGGGCTACGGCGTGCGCAGCAGCATCGACATTGCCGCGGCGTCGGCCGGCGTGCGGCTGGAGATCGCCTACGAAGTCACGCTGCTGACCACCGCGCTCTCCATGGCGGCCAGCGGACTCGGCCCGGCGCTGCTGCCTGCATCGATCCTGGCGCATGCCGATCACTCGCGGCTGGTGGCGCGGCGGCTGATCCGCCCGACGGTGGCGCGCAACATCGCGGTGGTGACGCGGCAGGGCCGGGTGCTGTCGCCGGCCGCCGCGGCCTTCGCGGACCTGCTGGTGCGTGAATTCTCCGTGGCGTGA
- the radA gene encoding DNA repair protein RadA — MAKDKTLFVCSECGGTSPKWLGKCPSCGAWNTLVEQAAGAGAGGGPANNRFGTQFASLAGASELATLSEIEATDVARTPTGIDELDRVLGGGIVSGGVTLIGGDPGIGKSTLLLQAVDALQRAGQNALYVTGEESGSQVALRSRRLGLDHSQVQVLAEIQLEKIIATLDATRPAIAVIDSIQTVYSDQLTSAPGSVAQVRECAAHLTRFAKTSGTAVVLVGHVTKEGALAGPRVLEHMVDTVLYFEGDTHSSFRLVRAIKNRFGAVNEIGVFAMTERGLKGVTNPSAIFLSQHAEPVPGSVVLVTLEGTRPMLVEIQALVDNGGPSPRRLSVGLDRDRLAMLLAVLHRHAGVACMDQDVFVNAVGGVRISEPAADLAVMLAITSSLRGKPMPKGFIAFGEVGLAGEVRPAPRGQERLREAAKLGFSVAVVPRANAPRKGAKDIEGLTIHAVDRIEEAMDIVRRLD, encoded by the coding sequence ATGGCCAAGGACAAAACACTTTTCGTCTGCAGTGAATGCGGCGGCACCAGCCCGAAATGGCTCGGCAAATGCCCGAGCTGCGGCGCATGGAACACCCTCGTGGAACAGGCGGCGGGCGCAGGCGCGGGCGGCGGCCCGGCCAACAACCGCTTCGGCACGCAGTTCGCGTCGCTTGCTGGCGCGTCGGAGCTCGCGACCCTTTCCGAAATCGAAGCGACCGACGTCGCGCGCACGCCCACCGGCATCGACGAACTCGACCGCGTGCTGGGCGGCGGCATCGTTTCCGGCGGCGTCACGCTCATCGGCGGCGACCCCGGCATCGGCAAGTCGACGCTGCTGCTGCAGGCGGTCGATGCGCTGCAACGCGCGGGGCAGAACGCGCTCTATGTCACCGGCGAGGAAAGCGGCTCGCAGGTGGCGCTGCGCTCCAGGCGGCTCGGGCTCGACCACTCGCAGGTGCAGGTGCTGGCCGAGATCCAGCTTGAGAAGATCATCGCCACGCTCGACGCCACGCGGCCCGCGATCGCGGTGATCGATTCGATCCAGACGGTGTATTCCGACCAGCTCACCTCGGCCCCCGGCTCGGTGGCGCAGGTGCGCGAATGCGCGGCGCATCTCACGCGCTTCGCCAAGACCAGCGGCACGGCCGTGGTGCTGGTCGGCCACGTCACGAAAGAAGGCGCGCTGGCAGGCCCGCGCGTGCTGGAACACATGGTCGACACGGTGCTGTACTTCGAGGGCGACACGCACTCCAGCTTCCGCCTCGTGCGCGCCATCAAGAACCGCTTCGGCGCGGTCAACGAGATCGGCGTGTTCGCGATGACCGAGCGCGGCCTGAAGGGCGTGACCAACCCGAGCGCGATCTTCCTGAGCCAGCATGCCGAGCCGGTGCCCGGCAGCGTGGTGCTGGTCACGCTCGAGGGCACGCGGCCGATGCTGGTGGAAATCCAGGCGCTGGTCGATAACGGCGGGCCGAGCCCGCGGCGCCTGTCGGTGGGCCTGGACCGGGACCGCCTCGCCATGCTGCTGGCCGTGCTGCACCGCCACGCGGGTGTCGCCTGCATGGACCAGGACGTGTTCGTGAACGCGGTGGGCGGCGTGCGCATCAGCGAGCCCGCGGCCGACCTGGCCGTGATGCTGGCGATCACCTCGAGCCTGCGCGGCAAGCCGATGCCCAAGGGTTTCATCGCATTCGGCGAAGTGGGTCTGGCCGGCGAGGTGCGTCCCGCGCCGCGCGGGCAGGAGCGCCTGCGCGAGGCCGCCAAGCTGGGCTTCAGCGTGGCGGTGGTGCCCAGGGCCAACGCGCCCAGGAAGGGCGCGAAGGACATCGAAGGGTTGACGATCCATGCCGTCGACCGCATCGAAGAGGCGATGGACATCGTCCGCCGCCTCGATTGA
- a CDS encoding glycerate kinase, which produces MRAMNFKKFLVPVGAIVLLGLAWRSGGWGGVALAGGAIVMFLLLHFNRAMQVLKRAADRPVGYVGSAVMLNAKLKPGSTLMHVIAMTHALGELRSPKDEQPEHYRWTDGGGSYVDTVFMGGKLQSWSMTRPENAVDEEDQAPAA; this is translated from the coding sequence ATGCGGGCCATGAATTTCAAGAAATTTCTGGTGCCCGTCGGCGCCATCGTTCTCCTGGGGTTGGCCTGGCGCAGCGGCGGTTGGGGCGGTGTCGCCCTGGCCGGCGGCGCGATCGTGATGTTCCTGCTGCTGCATTTCAACCGCGCCATGCAGGTGCTCAAGCGTGCGGCGGACCGCCCCGTGGGCTATGTGGGCAGTGCCGTGATGCTCAACGCCAAGCTCAAGCCGGGTTCCACGCTCATGCACGTGATCGCGATGACGCACGCGCTCGGCGAGTTGCGCTCGCCGAAGGACGAGCAGCCCGAGCATTACCGCTGGACCGACGGCGGCGGCTCCTATGTCGACACGGTGTTCATGGGCGGCAAGCTGCAGAGCTGGAGCATGACGCGGCCCGAGAACGCGGTCGATGAGGAGGACCAGGCCCCTGCCGCCTGA
- a CDS encoding LysR family transcriptional regulator gives MKLQQLRVLLAVAQHGSIHEASRSLHTTQPALSKTISELERELGVTLMSRSTRGVSLTPYGVALVKRASLVEQELRHALEDIEAIRGHDEAQLNIGFTAVASSGPLPDAMASFRQRFPNVALRGFELRPQQIFEGLREGRLDLALVSTCNGPGTNAFQWEPLFSEAMHLSVRAGHPLRRVRKLQPLLDADWLVLDPIDDAGSPMVSTMRMHGLELPRRMVHSASNLLGLQLATQTDLISMWSDFVFHGAGPLRLQPGMLEKLPITDALPDFEVFLVYRSADLMTHVCAEFAKEARHQAKANPPWRAPRRRPRGG, from the coding sequence ATGAAGCTGCAACAGTTGCGCGTACTGCTGGCCGTGGCGCAGCACGGCAGCATCCACGAGGCCTCGCGCAGCCTGCACACCACGCAGCCCGCGCTGTCGAAGACCATCTCGGAGCTCGAGCGCGAGCTGGGCGTGACGCTGATGTCGCGCTCCACGCGCGGCGTGAGCCTCACGCCCTACGGCGTGGCGCTGGTCAAGCGCGCGAGCCTGGTCGAGCAGGAGCTGCGGCACGCGCTCGAGGACATCGAGGCGATCCGCGGGCACGACGAAGCGCAGCTCAACATCGGCTTCACCGCGGTGGCATCGAGCGGACCGCTGCCCGATGCGATGGCCTCGTTCCGCCAGCGCTTTCCCAACGTGGCGCTGCGCGGCTTCGAGCTGCGGCCGCAGCAGATCTTCGAAGGCCTGCGCGAAGGCCGGCTCGACCTGGCGCTGGTGTCCACCTGCAACGGACCGGGCACCAACGCGTTTCAATGGGAGCCGCTGTTCTCCGAGGCCATGCACCTGTCGGTGCGCGCGGGCCATCCGCTGCGGCGGGTGCGCAAGCTGCAGCCGCTGCTGGACGCCGACTGGCTGGTGCTCGACCCGATCGACGATGCGGGCAGTCCCATGGTGAGCACGATGCGCATGCACGGGCTGGAGCTGCCGCGCCGCATGGTGCACAGCGCATCGAACCTGCTGGGCCTGCAGCTGGCCACGCAGACCGACCTGATCAGCATGTGGTCCGACTTCGTCTTCCACGGCGCGGGGCCGCTGCGGCTCCAGCCCGGCATGCTGGAGAAGCTGCCGATCACCGATGCATTGCCCGACTTCGAGGTGTTCCTGGTCTACCGCTCGGCAGACCTGATGACGCATGTCTGCGCCGAGTTCGCCAAGGAGGCGCGGCACCAGGCCAAGGCGAATCCGCCGTGGCGCGCGCCGCGGCGCAGGCCGCGCGGCGGCTGA
- a CDS encoding MFS transporter encodes MSEATLPASPVLTANPHAGEPARSRGTRGQFRLIAACSLGNALEMYDFTVYSFFALLIGKLFFPSDSPYGSLLLAVATFGIGFVMRPLGGVIIGNYADRKGRKAAMTLTIGLMVLGTLCIAFAPTYASAGVFGSLMIVAGRLLQGFSLGGEVGAATSMLMEAGGVKGRGFRVSWQLASQGVSALLGALTGAALYAALPQASLESWGWRLPFLLGLLIAPVGLYIRAQLEETHVADSHESSPIGRLLREHGGLVLKGILATTAGTATMYLVVFFMPTYMIRVLHMPPSLSLLSGCVTGITLFAVSLVAGRLADRLPNRKPLVIGSLLFSVVAVYPVFWLISHYPSVPLVLCLSALLTASVNIGTTPMFLMLLEMLPAGVRASGISVIYSVGVTVFGGSSQFIVTWLLAKTGNPMSPAFYMMFCGVLSLCALLSLRERKVA; translated from the coding sequence ATGAGCGAAGCCACCTTGCCTGCAAGCCCGGTCCTGACCGCCAACCCCCACGCCGGCGAGCCTGCGCGAAGCAGGGGCACGCGGGGCCAGTTCCGCCTGATCGCCGCCTGCTCGCTGGGCAATGCGCTGGAGATGTACGACTTCACCGTCTACAGCTTCTTCGCGCTGCTGATCGGCAAGCTGTTCTTCCCCTCCGACAGCCCCTACGGCTCGCTGCTGCTGGCCGTGGCCACCTTCGGCATCGGCTTCGTGATGCGCCCGCTGGGCGGCGTGATCATCGGCAACTACGCCGACCGCAAGGGCCGCAAGGCCGCGATGACGCTGACCATCGGCCTCATGGTGCTCGGCACGCTGTGCATCGCCTTCGCGCCGACCTACGCGTCGGCCGGTGTGTTCGGCTCGCTGATGATCGTCGCCGGCCGGCTGCTGCAGGGCTTCTCGCTCGGCGGCGAAGTGGGCGCGGCCACCTCGATGCTGATGGAAGCCGGCGGCGTGAAGGGCCGCGGCTTCCGGGTGAGCTGGCAGCTCGCGAGCCAGGGCGTCTCGGCGCTGCTGGGCGCGCTCACCGGTGCCGCGCTGTATGCCGCGCTGCCGCAGGCCTCGCTCGAGAGCTGGGGCTGGCGCCTGCCGTTCCTGCTGGGGCTGCTGATCGCGCCGGTGGGCCTCTACATCCGCGCGCAGCTGGAGGAAACGCATGTGGCCGACAGCCACGAGTCCAGCCCCATCGGCCGGCTGCTGCGCGAGCATGGCGGGCTGGTGCTCAAGGGCATCCTGGCCACCACCGCCGGCACGGCCACGATGTACCTCGTGGTGTTCTTCATGCCGACCTACATGATCCGCGTGCTGCACATGCCGCCGTCGCTGTCGCTGCTCTCGGGCTGCGTCACGGGCATCACGCTGTTCGCGGTGTCGCTGGTCGCGGGGCGGCTGGCCGACCGGCTGCCGAACCGCAAGCCGCTGGTGATCGGCTCGCTGCTGTTCAGCGTGGTCGCGGTGTACCCGGTGTTCTGGCTCATCAGCCACTACCCGAGCGTGCCGCTGGTGCTGTGCCTGTCGGCGCTGCTGACCGCGAGCGTGAACATCGGCACCACGCCCATGTTCCTGATGCTGCTGGAGATGCTGCCGGCCGGCGTGCGCGCCAGCGGCATCTCTGTGATCTACAGCGTGGGCGTGACGGTGTTCGGCGGCTCGTCGCAGTTCATCGTGACCTGGCTGCTCGCGAAGACCGGCAACCCGATGTCCCCCGCGTTCTACATGATGTTCTGCGGCGTGCTGAGCCTTTGCGCACTCCTGAGCCTGCGCGAGCGCAAGGTCGCCTGA
- a CDS encoding M20 aminoacylase family protein — translation MTRQLSPRTNHLLSRLLPQADVDTQAFVDIRRRIHANPELGFEVNATSELVAGLLRSWGYEVHTGIGKTGIVAQLKLGSGTRRLGIRADMDALPITEATGLPYASRNAGRMHACGHDGHTAILLAAAKALAKARDFDGTLNLIFQPDEENLCGARAMIADGLFERFPCDAVYALHNAPGVPVGTMLAVAGPVTLSSDVADVTIKGVGGHGAMPHRARDPVAAAAAVVTALQTVVARNVAPDDTAVVSVGFIRGGTTHNVIPQSVTLGLNVRAARPQTRALVEQRIREIVGFTAQAHGVEAEIDYRQLVPPVVNTAAETQLAAQVCAELVGEENVVRQAPKGFAGSEDFAWMLDALPGCYLMLGNGEGEFGGCMVHNPGYDFNDEVLPLGAACWVRLAQTYLAKT, via the coding sequence ATGACCCGCCAACTCAGCCCCCGCACCAACCATCTGCTGTCGCGCCTGCTGCCGCAGGCCGACGTCGACACGCAGGCCTTCGTCGACATCCGCCGCCGGATCCACGCCAACCCCGAACTCGGCTTCGAGGTGAACGCCACCAGCGAACTCGTTGCCGGCCTGCTTCGCAGCTGGGGCTACGAGGTGCACACGGGCATCGGGAAGACCGGCATCGTGGCGCAGCTGAAGCTCGGCTCGGGCACGCGTCGCCTCGGCATCCGCGCCGACATGGATGCGTTGCCCATCACCGAGGCCACCGGCCTGCCGTATGCAAGCCGCAATGCCGGCCGCATGCATGCCTGCGGGCACGACGGCCACACCGCCATCCTGCTGGCGGCGGCCAAGGCGCTGGCGAAGGCGCGCGACTTCGACGGCACGCTGAACCTGATCTTCCAGCCCGACGAGGAGAACCTCTGCGGCGCGCGCGCGATGATCGCCGACGGCCTGTTCGAGCGCTTCCCCTGCGACGCGGTGTACGCGCTGCACAACGCGCCCGGCGTGCCCGTGGGCACCATGCTGGCCGTGGCCGGTCCGGTGACGCTGTCGTCCGACGTGGCCGACGTCACGATCAAGGGCGTGGGCGGCCACGGCGCAATGCCGCATCGCGCACGCGACCCCGTCGCGGCCGCGGCGGCCGTGGTCACCGCGCTGCAGACGGTTGTGGCGCGCAACGTCGCGCCGGACGACACGGCGGTGGTGTCGGTCGGCTTCATCCGCGGCGGCACCACGCACAACGTGATCCCGCAGTCGGTGACGCTGGGTCTGAACGTGCGCGCGGCGCGGCCGCAGACGCGTGCGCTGGTCGAGCAGCGCATCCGCGAGATCGTTGGCTTCACCGCGCAGGCGCACGGCGTGGAGGCCGAGATCGACTACCGCCAGCTGGTGCCGCCGGTGGTCAACACCGCGGCCGAGACGCAGCTGGCCGCACAGGTCTGCGCGGAGCTGGTGGGCGAGGAGAACGTGGTCCGGCAGGCGCCCAAGGGCTTCGCGGGCAGCGAGGACTTCGCCTGGATGCTCGATGCGCTGCCCGGCTGCTACCTGATGCTGGGCAACGGGGAGGGCGAGTTCGGCGGCTGCATGGTGCACAACCCGGGTTACGACTTCAACGACGAGGTGCTGCCGCTGGGCGCGGCCTGCTGGGTGCGGCTCGCGCAAACGTACCTGGCGAAGACTTGA
- a CDS encoding recombination-associated protein RdgC yields the protein MSVFKNVIVYRIEPAWSQTLTEAEEGLGKQRFVPCGPSQEKSAGWVEPRGEANGPLVESIDGQWLVEYMIESKQVPGSVVRRKLDERCAQIEATTGRKPGKKEKKELKEDITLELLPMAFTRSARVTVWIDKAENRLVINSGNASRADEVVTSLVKSLDGFAVALVNTQIEPAAAMANWLLTQEPPAGFTIDRECELKASDDSKAVVRYAKHPLDIDEVKQHITDGKRPTRLALTWDDRVSFELTQGMLIRKITFLEGTGDGAAGGKKEDNFDADVAIATGELGQLVPALLDALGGEAAFSAALPDDTAKPAAAASAATARADAPEEEDAPF from the coding sequence GTGTCCGTATTCAAGAACGTCATCGTCTATCGCATCGAACCTGCCTGGTCCCAAACACTGACCGAGGCGGAAGAAGGGCTCGGCAAGCAGCGCTTCGTGCCTTGCGGCCCCTCGCAGGAAAAGTCCGCGGGCTGGGTCGAGCCCCGCGGCGAGGCCAACGGCCCGCTGGTGGAGTCCATCGACGGCCAGTGGCTGGTCGAGTACATGATCGAGAGCAAGCAGGTCCCCGGCTCGGTGGTGCGCCGCAAGCTCGACGAACGCTGCGCGCAGATCGAGGCCACCACCGGCCGCAAGCCGGGCAAGAAGGAAAAGAAGGAGCTCAAGGAAGACATCACCCTCGAGCTGCTGCCCATGGCCTTCACCCGCAGCGCGCGCGTCACCGTGTGGATCGACAAGGCCGAGAACCGCCTCGTGATCAACAGCGGCAACGCCTCGCGTGCGGACGAGGTGGTCACCAGCCTCGTGAAGTCGCTCGACGGCTTTGCCGTGGCGCTGGTCAACACGCAGATCGAGCCGGCTGCCGCCATGGCCAACTGGCTGCTCACGCAGGAGCCGCCCGCCGGCTTCACCATCGACCGCGAGTGCGAGCTCAAGGCCTCCGACGACTCCAAGGCCGTCGTGCGCTATGCCAAGCATCCGCTGGACATCGACGAGGTGAAGCAGCACATCACCGACGGCAAGCGGCCCACGCGCCTGGCGCTCACCTGGGACGACCGCGTCTCCTTCGAGCTCACGCAGGGCATGCTGATCCGCAAGATCACCTTCCTCGAAGGCACGGGCGACGGCGCCGCCGGCGGCAAGAAGGAAGACAACTTCGACGCCGACGTGGCCATCGCCACCGGCGAACTCGGCCAGCTCGTGCCGGCGCTGCTCGACGCGCTGGGCGGCGAGGCCGCGTTCTCCGCGGCGTTGCCCGACGACACCGCGAAGCCCGCTGCAGCGGCATCTGCCGCCACGGCGCGGGCCGATGCACCCGAAGAAGAAGACGCGCCGTTCTGA
- a CDS encoding branched-chain amino acid transaminase, which yields MSSIPPSLDDRDGKIWMDGELVDWRDAKIHVLSHTLHYGCGAFEGVRAYKTADGGTAIFRLAEHTERLFNSAKILRMKIPFTQEQLNEAQKQVVRENKLESCYLRPLIWIGSEKLGVSPKGNKIHAMVAAWSWGAYLGEEGMKRGIRVKTSSYTRHHVNITMTQAKTVSNYTNSILANMEALDDGYDEALLLDASGFVSEGAGENIFVVKGGVVYTPDLSAGALNGITRNTILHVCKDLGLELVQKRITRDEVYIADEAFFTGTAAEVTPIRELDRVEIGNRGDGGARGPITEKIQSAFFDIVNGKNPKYAHWLTKV from the coding sequence ATGAGCTCGATCCCCCCCTCGCTGGACGACCGTGACGGCAAGATCTGGATGGACGGCGAACTCGTGGACTGGCGCGACGCCAAGATCCACGTGCTGAGCCACACGCTGCACTACGGCTGCGGCGCCTTCGAGGGCGTGCGCGCCTACAAGACGGCCGACGGCGGCACCGCCATCTTCCGCCTGGCCGAGCACACCGAGCGCCTGTTCAACAGCGCCAAGATCCTGCGCATGAAGATCCCGTTCACGCAGGAACAGCTCAACGAGGCCCAGAAACAGGTGGTGCGCGAGAACAAGCTCGAGAGCTGCTACCTGCGCCCGCTGATCTGGATCGGCTCCGAGAAGCTCGGCGTGAGCCCCAAGGGCAACAAGATCCACGCCATGGTCGCGGCCTGGTCATGGGGCGCCTACCTCGGCGAAGAGGGCATGAAGCGCGGCATCCGCGTGAAGACCTCCAGCTACACCCGCCACCACGTCAACATCACGATGACGCAGGCCAAGACGGTGAGCAACTACACCAACTCGATCCTGGCCAACATGGAAGCGCTGGACGACGGCTACGACGAGGCGCTGCTGCTCGACGCGAGCGGCTTCGTGTCGGAAGGCGCGGGCGAGAACATCTTCGTGGTCAAGGGCGGCGTGGTGTACACGCCCGACCTGTCGGCCGGCGCCCTGAACGGCATCACGCGCAACACCATCCTGCACGTGTGCAAGGACCTGGGCCTCGAGCTGGTGCAGAAGCGCATCACGCGCGACGAGGTCTACATCGCCGACGAGGCCTTCTTCACCGGCACCGCCGCCGAAGTCACGCCCATCCGCGAACTCGACCGCGTCGAGATCGGCAACCGCGGCGACGGCGGCGCGCGCGGCCCGATCACCGAGAAAATCCAGTCTGCCTTCTTCGACATCGTGAACGGCAAGAATCCCAAGTACGCCCACTGGCTCACGAAAGTCTGA
- a CDS encoding zinc-finger domain-containing protein, which produces MSTNAVVELLAKELNHQGGVFCPSPKADMKLWNSHPKVYLDVARTGEAKCPYCGTVYRLKAGETVSSRH; this is translated from the coding sequence ATGTCCACCAATGCAGTCGTCGAACTCCTGGCCAAGGAGCTCAACCATCAGGGCGGCGTGTTCTGCCCCAGCCCCAAGGCCGACATGAAGCTCTGGAACAGCCACCCGAAGGTCTACCTCGACGTGGCGCGCACCGGCGAAGCCAAGTGCCCGTACTGCGGCACCGTGTACCGGCTGAAGGCTGGCGAGACGGTGTCGTCGCGTCACTGA